Proteins from one Tetrapisispora phaffii CBS 4417 chromosome 8, complete genome genomic window:
- the MSN5 gene encoding karyopherin MSN5 (similar to Saccharomyces cerevisiae MSN5 (YDR335W); ancestral locus Anc_5.386): MDSSGASQVISALELIYEPKSTNEQRLEAQKFLDQVKLQDESPYWGYDIAINNQDNHILKYFGLNMINDSIQHKWISYDDAKKNTVRQWIIELNLKISDKDPRYIKEKLAFLWVEVAKRVWGEVLKDNTPSSDDFINSWVDMDSSLNELWNIGNSSRELTLIIFRILFEDVFLLDDLIVLKRMTIIQPLCVMIVCPMDVFSKRYKFNENWKLFKFNENGWFSVWANELYNTLDMMQNTNHVLNDNYNDQNANYVIRLLETLKTCLNWPLSDVIIRTNILDILLKCFLSNIPKAQSTALDAIHILLTRPYNNEEHHQEIINKLFSNMDLLSQLYDNLQFNTSVDGVDDVKYPILKKYVDMISCLYSCIFKLNNSEELIDRYLKLVMKATRNDSLIVSGLTLDLWCACLRNDDCLPLLENGLIPELLSFSAGALIYYEQIDGHISKEYVDIDFQSTSEFQSFCSTYRKRIRDIIRLISCVKVDFTNDWLNNRLNEYFSSPPGQLVLNSTFLDTKSEPYLGALSQLMIIECFINGCIRWKIWYPNGEDYDEKLDDILGKLQVLSNQLIALNIRVPLLLKKQIQNFALFLTMLKDNVIFTLLEKIIISATMDYPNVDLEERNDEADAVRDLRYACGIEINRMALLMPESLKSIFPELENVIAKIMPNLSYHEKISFKSFLLTIILKSSLDNKEERFSAIVDPELLAWSDKSTVMGLSDLPWFMERLGIVKISEYFQKRGIKEDSDLLTIPIDDEGKQLKQELTKHWQTLFPVRATRMFIHYSMQNIKKEEDFRLIQELWRPRIVPILPYIMRLLYQLQSYHDPANWKELPNVVQKFVEYSTVERFWEAGTSNKSKDEFIDEHLKAMQTLRDFADSVGHIVRYTREYVLLVISGISFLGSVFYDDVNAPNLLIDSIAIYNPQSNEISPGVSTHGWKHILNVAIRPILRNCPDSSAPGFMKAFLPKFFGTLDVLITEKWSTHMHADMEVVSSVDEDEITDEIMEENLLRQFTSVTVRILIDCVGQGGTNTSSSKSKFSQHQLKMRKIIFEDVSILAPFLKLLNHLMSVKDGKCSFNSILIMKVCLSEVLINNGHVDEFFTHEVMKNLLLNILCNSAYKDSFSEALYIFTVLFLTLIKEYDSTRIFLIGISNGYNISNLYEQLRNVDNYKGQRSLMIEYIEWVKNSLNINEDEGTDRVAEERRRKEKREATLQKANDRLVNKNKESGDILDDPNTEDAAFGTLFQ, translated from the coding sequence ATGGATTCTAGCGGTGCATCACAAGTCATTTCTGCATTGGAACTTATTTATGAACCTAAGTCCACAAATGAACAAAGATTAGAAGCCCAAAAATTTCTAGATCAAGTAAAACTTCAAGATGAGTCGCCTTATTGGGGTTATGATATTGCCATCAATAATCAAGATAACCATatactaaaatattttggattaaatatgataaatGATTCAATTCAACATAAATGGATATCTTATGATGACGCTAAGAAAAACACAGTTAGACAATGGATTATAGAATTGAACTTGAAGATTTCTGATAAAGATCCaagatatattaaagaaaagttAGCCTTTCTATGGGTGGAAGTTGCCAAAAGGGTATGGGGTGAAGTTTTGAAAGATAACACACCTTCTAGTGATGATTTCATAAATTCATGGGTTGATATGGATAGttcattaaatgaattatgGAACATTGGAAATTCGTCTAGGGAGTTAACTTTGATcatttttagaatattGTTTGAAGATGTCTTTTTATTAGACGACTTAATTGTCCTAAAAAGAATGACTATTATTCAACCCTTATGCGTTATGATTGTATGTCCAATGGATGtgttttcaaaaagatataagttcaatgaaaattggaaattatttaaatttaacgAAAATGGTTGGTTTAGTGTTTGGGCTAATGAGTTATACAATACGCTAGATATGATGCAAAATACAAACCATGTGTTGAACGATAACTACAATGACCAGAATGCTAATTATGTCATAAGGTTACTTGAAACATTGAAAACATGTTTAAATTGGCCATTAAGTGATGTTATTATTCGAACTAATATTTTAGatatattgttaaaatGCTTTTTATCCAATATACCAAAAGCCCAATCTACTGCATTAGATGCTATCCATATTCTTTTAACAAGGCCGTACAATAATGAAGAGCATCACCaagaaataattaataaactGTTTAGCAACATGGATCTGCTAAGCCAGCTATATGataatttacaatttaACACTAGTGTAGATGGTGTTGATGATGTCAAGTACccaattttgaaaaaatacGTTGATATGATTAGTTGCTTATACTCTtgtattttcaaattaaacaattctGAAGAACTTATAGATAGGTATTTAAAGCTAGTTATGAAAGCCACAAGAAATGATAGTTTAATTGTGAGTGGACTAACGCTTGACTTATGGTGTGCATGTCTAAGAAATGACGATTGTTTACCGCTCTTGGAAAATGGGTTAATACCTGAGTTATTGTCTTTTTCTGCCGGGGCTTTGATATACTATGAACAAATTGATGGTCACATATCCAAAGAATATGTAGATATAGATTTCCAATCCACCTCTGAGTTCCAGAGCTTTTGTTCTACATATAGGAAGAGAATAAGAGATATAATTAGATTGATATCTTGTGTTAAAGTTGATTTTACTAATGATTGGTTAAATAATCGTCTAAACGAGTACTTTAGTTCACCTCCCGGTCAACTAGTACTGAATTCGACATTTTTAGATACCAAATCAGAGCCATATCTTGGCGCATTATCACAATTGATGATCATTGAATGTTTTATAAATGGTTGCATTCGTTGGAAAATATGGTATCCTAATGGAGAAGATTAcgatgaaaaattagacGATATTTTGGGAAAATTACAAGTATTATCAAATCAACTTATTGCATTAAATATAAGAGTCCCGCTTCTActtaaaaaacaaattcaaaattttgcACTTTTCTTAACCATGTTAAAGGATAACGTTATATTCACCTTACTAGAAAAGATCATAATCAGTGCAACCATGGACTATCCAAACGTCGATTTAGAGGAAAGAAATGATGAAGCTGATGCAGTTAGAGATTTAAGATATGCGTGCggtattgaaattaatagaaTGGCTTTATTGATGCCTGAATCGTTAAAATCTATATTTCCCGAATTGGAAAATGTAATAGCTAAAATTATGCCAAATTTATCTTATCATGAAAAAATCTCATTTAAATCCTTTTTGTTAACTATCATTTTGAAATCTTCTTTAGACAATAAGGAGGAAAGATTTTCTGCAATTGTTGATCCAGAATTATTAGCCTGGTCAGATAAATCTACTGTTATGGGATTAAGTGACTTACCTTGGTTTATGGAAAGGTTGGGAATTGTTAAGATATCAGaatatttccaaaaaaGAGGGATTAAAGAAGATAGTGATCTGTTAACGATTCCAATCGATGATGAAGGtaaacaattaaaacaaGAATTGACGAAACACTGGCAAACCTTGTTTCCTGTTCGTGCTACTAGAATGtttattcattattctATGCAAAATATTAAGAAGGAAGAAGACTTTAGATTAATTCAAGAACTATGGAGGCCTAGAATAGTTCCTATTTTGCCTTACATCATGAGATTACTATATCAGTTACAATCATATCATGATCCAGCAAATTGGAAAGAATTACCAAATGTTGTGCAAAAATTTGTGGAGTACTCTACTGTAGAAAGATTCTGGGAGGCCGGTACTTCCAATAAGTCCAAAGACGAGTTTATTGATGAACATTTAAAAGCAATGCAAACTCTTCGTGATTTTGCAGATTCTGTAGGTCATATTGTGAGATACACACGAGAGTACGTTTTACTAGTTATCAGTGgtatatcttttttagGTAGTGTATTTTATGATGATGTCAATGCGccaaatttattaatcgATTCCATCGCGATATATAACCCACAATCAAATGAAATTAGTCCCGGTGTATCTACACATGGGTGgaaacatattttaaatgttgCCATAAGGCCAATATTAAGAAATTGCCCTGACTCATCTGCTCCAGGATTTATGAAAGCCTTTTTACCTAAATTTTTTGGAACGCTTGATGTTTTAATAACAGAGAAATGGTCAACCCATATGCATGCTGATATGGAAGTTGTTTCCTCTGTTGACGAAGATGAGATAACTGATGAAATCATggaagaaaatttattacgTCAATTTACCTCAGTGACTGTTCGTATTCTAATTGATTGCGTTGGCCAAGGAGGTACAAACAcctcttcttcaaaatcCAAATTTAGCCAacatcaattaaaaatgaggaaaataatatttgaagaCGTTTCTATACTGGCGccatttttgaaattactaAATCATTTAATGTCGGTCAAGGATGGAAAATGTTCATTTAATTCcatattaataatgaaggTGTGTTTATCTGAAGTTTTAATCAATAATGGACATGTCGATGAGTTTTTCACTCATGAAGTAATGAAAAATCTACTACTAAATATTCTCTGTAACAGTGCTTATAAAGATTCTTTTTCAGAAgctttatatatttttacagTTTTATTCTTAAcattaattaaagaatACGATTCAACTAGAATATTCCTAATTGGGATTTCTAATGGATATAATATCTCCAATTTATACGAACAGCTAAGAAATGTAGATAACTACAAAGGCCAAAGAAGTTTGATGAtagaatatattgaatgGGTTAAGAATTCActtaatattaatgaagatgaaggCACTGATCGCGTTGCAGAGGAAAGAAGAAGGAAAGAAAAGAGAGAGGCTACATTACAGAAAGCAAACGATCGTTTagttaacaaaaataaagaaagtGGGGACATACTCGATGATCCTAATACTGAAGACGCTGCATTTGGGACATTGTTccaataa